In Fundulus heteroclitus isolate FHET01 chromosome 18, MU-UCD_Fhet_4.1, whole genome shotgun sequence, a single genomic region encodes these proteins:
- the LOC110366407 gene encoding sodium- and chloride-dependent GABA transporter 2 isoform X2, whose amino-acid sequence MLSASETCGGSLTSATKTEEYTQEGGITCWRKLCPLAEGIGFGGQLILLYSCMAYIIILSWALFYLIFSFSSQLPWASCDNYWNTENCVDFTTTNSTFKWTNGTNSTSAATEFWEHRVLAISGGIEELGSIRWEVMLCLIAMWIICYFCIWKGVKSTGKVVYFTATFPYIMLVILLIRGLSLPGALDGVVFYLLPDPSRLADPQVWMEAGAQIFFSYSVGVGSLIVLGSYNKQDNNCYRDCLWLCFLNSGTSVVAGFAVFSVLGFMAHEQGIPIAEVAESGPGLAFIAYPQAVAMMPLPQLWSICFFVMLILLGLDTQFVAMEVVMTSIIDTFPRVMRRAGRRESFLLLFCLICFFSQLIMVTEGGMFVFQLFDYYACNGACILFLCVFETLSMGWVFGADRLYGIIKDMTGVQANPFFRICWLYLTPLVSLGTFICSLVEYQPLTFNRWYTYPSWAYVLGWLLALSSILLVPGWAFYKLATGSGTPRQRLQYLCQPAVDDSPTQTRGTELQSLGAEVLQPFMSN is encoded by the exons ATGTTGTCGGCCTCGGAAACGTGTGGAGGTTCCCTTACCTCTGCTACAAAAACGGAGGAG TACACCCAGGAGGGGGGCATCACCTGCTGGAGGAAGCTGTGCCCACTAGCAGAAG GTATAGGTTTTGGAGGGCAGCTGATCCTCCTCTACAGCTGCATGGCTTACATCATTATCCTGTCCTGGGCTTTGTTCTACCTCATCTTCTCCTTCAGTTCCCAGCTCCCATGGGCCAGCTGTGACAACTACTGGAACACTG AGAACTGTGTGGACTTTACAACAACCAACAGCACCTTCAAGTGGACCAACGGGACCAATTCAACCTCAGCGGCAACTGAATTCTGGGA aCACCGTGTCCTGGCTATCTCAGGTGGGATAGAGGAGCTGGGCAGCATCAGGTGGGAGGTGATGTTGTGCTTGATTGCAATGTGGATCATCTGCTACTTCTGCATCTGGAAAGGAGTCAAGTCTACAGGAAAG GTGGTGTACTTCACTGCCACCTTTCCGTACATCATGTTGGTAATCCTTTTGATTCGAGGACTATCTCTTCCCGGTGCTCTTGACGGAGTCGTGTTTTATCTTCTGCCTGATCCTTCACGACTAGCTGACCCTCAG GTGTGGATGGAAGCCGGGGCGCAAATTTTCTTCTCCTACAGTGTTGGTGTGGGCTCTCTGATTGTCCTGGGCAGCTACAACAAACAAGACAACAACTGCTACAG ggacTGCCTGTGGCTTTGTTTCCTGAACAGTGGTACCAGTGTTGTGGCTGGGTTCGCAGTGTTCTCTGTGCTGGGATTCATGGCTCACGAGCAAGGCATCCCCATTGCAGAGGTGGCAGAGTCAG GTCCAGGCTTGGCGTTCATCGCATACCCTCAGGCAGTAGCCATGATGCCTCTGCCCCAACTCTGGTCCATCTGCTTCTTTGTCATGCTCATCCTCTTGGGTCTGGACACACAA TTTGTTGCCATGGAGGTGGTGATGACGTCCATTATAGACACGTTTCCCAGGGTTATGCGACGGGCAGGACGTCGGGAGAGCTTCCTCCTCCTGTTCTGTCTAATTTGTTTCTTCTCTCAACTCATCATGGTCACTGAA GGAGGGATGTTTGTCTTCCAGCTGTTTGACTACTATGCATGTAATGGAGCCTGCATCCTCTTCCTCTGCGTTTTTGAAACCCTCTCAATGGGATGGGTGTTTG GGGCAGATCGGTTGTATGGCATCATAAAGGATATGACTGGAGTGCAAGCCAATCCATTCTTCAGAATATGCTGGCTTTACCTCACACCACTGGTCTCACTG GGAACTTTCATATGTTCATTAGTCGAGTACCAGCCTCTAACCTTTAATCGCTGGTACACATACCCATCCTGGGCTTACGTCTTGGGCTGGCTGCTGGCCCTCTCCTCCATCCTGCTTGTGCCAGGATGGGCCTTTTATAAGCTGGCTACTGGGAGTGGCACACCCAGGCAG CGCCTCCAGTACTTGTGCCAGCCTGCTGTTGACGACTCACCAACCCAAACGAGAGGAACCGAGCTGCAAAGCCTGGGTGCTGAAGTGCTGCAGCCTTTCATGTCCAACTGA
- the LOC110366407 gene encoding sodium- and chloride-dependent GABA transporter 2 isoform X1 has product MLNEKCAQKEVPPEVEERGHWGSKVEFLLAVAGNVVGLGNVWRFPYLCYKNGGGAFLVPYLVFVVTCGVPLFLLETTMGQYTQEGGITCWRKLCPLAEGIGFGGQLILLYSCMAYIIILSWALFYLIFSFSSQLPWASCDNYWNTENCVDFTTTNSTFKWTNGTNSTSAATEFWEHRVLAISGGIEELGSIRWEVMLCLIAMWIICYFCIWKGVKSTGKVVYFTATFPYIMLVILLIRGLSLPGALDGVVFYLLPDPSRLADPQVWMEAGAQIFFSYSVGVGSLIVLGSYNKQDNNCYRDCLWLCFLNSGTSVVAGFAVFSVLGFMAHEQGIPIAEVAESGPGLAFIAYPQAVAMMPLPQLWSICFFVMLILLGLDTQFVAMEVVMTSIIDTFPRVMRRAGRRESFLLLFCLICFFSQLIMVTEGGMFVFQLFDYYACNGACILFLCVFETLSMGWVFGADRLYGIIKDMTGVQANPFFRICWLYLTPLVSLGTFICSLVEYQPLTFNRWYTYPSWAYVLGWLLALSSILLVPGWAFYKLATGSGTPRQRLQYLCQPAVDDSPTQTRGTELQSLGAEVLQPFMSN; this is encoded by the exons ATGTTGAATGAAAAATGTGCTCAGAAAGAGGTTCCACCAgaggtggaggagagaggacacTGGGGGAGTAAGGTGGAGTTCCTCCTGGCCGTGGCTGGAAATGTTGTCGGCCTCGGAAACGTGTGGAGGTTCCCTTACCTCTGCTACAAAAACGGAGGAG GTGCATTCTTGGTGCCGTATCTGGTTTTTGTGGTGACCTGTGGCGTACCCTTGTTCCTGCTGGAAACTACCATGGGCCAGTACACCCAGGAGGGGGGCATCACCTGCTGGAGGAAGCTGTGCCCACTAGCAGAAG GTATAGGTTTTGGAGGGCAGCTGATCCTCCTCTACAGCTGCATGGCTTACATCATTATCCTGTCCTGGGCTTTGTTCTACCTCATCTTCTCCTTCAGTTCCCAGCTCCCATGGGCCAGCTGTGACAACTACTGGAACACTG AGAACTGTGTGGACTTTACAACAACCAACAGCACCTTCAAGTGGACCAACGGGACCAATTCAACCTCAGCGGCAACTGAATTCTGGGA aCACCGTGTCCTGGCTATCTCAGGTGGGATAGAGGAGCTGGGCAGCATCAGGTGGGAGGTGATGTTGTGCTTGATTGCAATGTGGATCATCTGCTACTTCTGCATCTGGAAAGGAGTCAAGTCTACAGGAAAG GTGGTGTACTTCACTGCCACCTTTCCGTACATCATGTTGGTAATCCTTTTGATTCGAGGACTATCTCTTCCCGGTGCTCTTGACGGAGTCGTGTTTTATCTTCTGCCTGATCCTTCACGACTAGCTGACCCTCAG GTGTGGATGGAAGCCGGGGCGCAAATTTTCTTCTCCTACAGTGTTGGTGTGGGCTCTCTGATTGTCCTGGGCAGCTACAACAAACAAGACAACAACTGCTACAG ggacTGCCTGTGGCTTTGTTTCCTGAACAGTGGTACCAGTGTTGTGGCTGGGTTCGCAGTGTTCTCTGTGCTGGGATTCATGGCTCACGAGCAAGGCATCCCCATTGCAGAGGTGGCAGAGTCAG GTCCAGGCTTGGCGTTCATCGCATACCCTCAGGCAGTAGCCATGATGCCTCTGCCCCAACTCTGGTCCATCTGCTTCTTTGTCATGCTCATCCTCTTGGGTCTGGACACACAA TTTGTTGCCATGGAGGTGGTGATGACGTCCATTATAGACACGTTTCCCAGGGTTATGCGACGGGCAGGACGTCGGGAGAGCTTCCTCCTCCTGTTCTGTCTAATTTGTTTCTTCTCTCAACTCATCATGGTCACTGAA GGAGGGATGTTTGTCTTCCAGCTGTTTGACTACTATGCATGTAATGGAGCCTGCATCCTCTTCCTCTGCGTTTTTGAAACCCTCTCAATGGGATGGGTGTTTG GGGCAGATCGGTTGTATGGCATCATAAAGGATATGACTGGAGTGCAAGCCAATCCATTCTTCAGAATATGCTGGCTTTACCTCACACCACTGGTCTCACTG GGAACTTTCATATGTTCATTAGTCGAGTACCAGCCTCTAACCTTTAATCGCTGGTACACATACCCATCCTGGGCTTACGTCTTGGGCTGGCTGCTGGCCCTCTCCTCCATCCTGCTTGTGCCAGGATGGGCCTTTTATAAGCTGGCTACTGGGAGTGGCACACCCAGGCAG CGCCTCCAGTACTTGTGCCAGCCTGCTGTTGACGACTCACCAACCCAAACGAGAGGAACCGAGCTGCAAAGCCTGGGTGCTGAAGTGCTGCAGCCTTTCATGTCCAACTGA